In Oceaniferula flava, one genomic interval encodes:
- a CDS encoding ABC transporter permease/M1 family aminopeptidase, with protein MPLASIFKNEFRLQLRRPYVWFCFINFFLLGLLDTMQTGLQSQGHSWINGAAMICNRGIIYSLLGTVAIAGIILEPFVRDRLHGTKELILTTPTSRFIRGPVRFFIAWIIVTLATLLLIPGMILGAMMPGIPDAAVGPVVISHYLKTVGWFLLPNYFLVSVLIYWVGNRFENRSICFGTASAALALWVTTRLMLGIDIFQEDTFSLYALLDPFGSIATFEFTREQTVAQSNIHFIPFASLVLYNRLIWVGLGILIFVGGSLEVPTRLRYRQKTGKVAKVRAPSKVEVSLSVKQPSLFAQFWQDLRWNLCLMYRQPSTRITVVFVMFTLWWSASSAVTVQYSLPTTDLLIHNTNYYFDKILILAVFWLAGSLVWRDRSLKVDEIINTQPTHSFTSYHSKTVTLLLVVIFFWCVSIGVNILYQLSHGYHRLELGLYFIDSFIFKAPYYLWFGLLAIALQVVIRSRYLALAAVFSIALSSVLLDAMGIRHPMFHFAHVSHVWYSLMDGYGHFWEAHWWMLAYWSLGSVSIWLIGLGVYRRGSVIPPRWDSFWRTFRGLYALALPCTVAAFLLVGCFIHHLSVDKGNWPPVDEDQVKANIELEYGADWRNQLQPRITGIEAVLDLFPHERRYQMHGTYTLENPGDTPIAQVLILSASGLVIEDIRFAQGATQVETRPELNAQIWKLNEPLQAGQNTTVAFTTSRTPPAGISIHTDTDSVPDVAPNEMIENGTAMLNLELMPVIGYTDRVEHKPAWQRKKYGLPQKWSAPSGQDSLAQGHGTLHLSWVRKHRMTIRTAADQTALYGGTLKRRWKEPNGRNAFLYEMTGKSRGWSAVVSGKYERRIFKKMGLPDVEIYFNPQHIASVDTFGTELQAAIEHFTQRYGPTPFDTFRLAENSLHYDGFGSRGGLAYCSEILGWKADLKKGGTEAIRRYAALMVALSWWGDQIIPANIKGAKVIHSGLPYWTAALYLHHQRSSLSDHTIRRQEMMEMFRVRGEMVDHEVPFITEFKDSTIIRKKGSTLILYLAEQLGAERLDRILAQWLARCRYQAAPYPTAAGLYNHLKNHTPTTLHPFLSDFFEHITIWRTSIEAVTCQKTPNGQWKLRFKVQAEKSYTSGWGDEHPAPFQTKIQIAAFRDHTIEKNAEIHSEWILPQAKTQWIEWTLNERPKQIGCDPYLLLPDPNPQDNTMRVK; from the coding sequence ATGCCTCTTGCTTCCATCTTCAAGAATGAGTTCCGGCTTCAGCTACGCCGGCCTTATGTGTGGTTTTGCTTCATTAATTTCTTTTTGCTAGGACTTCTTGATACCATGCAAACTGGGTTGCAGAGCCAAGGCCATAGCTGGATCAATGGCGCGGCGATGATTTGCAACCGAGGCATCATCTACAGCCTCTTGGGCACTGTGGCTATCGCAGGAATCATACTGGAGCCATTCGTGCGCGATCGATTACACGGCACCAAGGAGCTCATTCTCACTACACCTACCAGCCGCTTCATACGCGGCCCCGTGCGCTTTTTCATTGCATGGATCATCGTCACTCTTGCCACGCTCCTTCTCATTCCCGGAATGATCCTTGGTGCCATGATGCCGGGCATCCCAGATGCTGCGGTAGGCCCTGTAGTTATCAGCCACTACTTAAAAACGGTCGGCTGGTTTTTACTCCCTAACTACTTTCTAGTCTCGGTGTTAATCTACTGGGTAGGGAATCGATTTGAAAACCGATCAATATGCTTTGGCACCGCAAGCGCGGCACTCGCGCTCTGGGTGACAACTCGACTGATGTTAGGTATCGATATTTTTCAAGAAGACACCTTTTCGCTCTACGCACTGCTCGACCCCTTCGGCAGCATTGCCACGTTCGAGTTCACTCGCGAACAAACAGTCGCACAAAGCAATATCCACTTCATTCCCTTCGCCAGTCTAGTTTTATACAATCGACTGATCTGGGTAGGGCTCGGCATACTGATCTTCGTAGGTGGCTCATTGGAGGTTCCTACTCGGCTTCGGTATAGGCAAAAAACAGGCAAGGTCGCTAAGGTCAGAGCTCCCTCTAAAGTAGAGGTTAGCTTGAGCGTAAAACAGCCCAGTCTCTTCGCTCAGTTCTGGCAAGACCTGCGTTGGAACCTCTGTCTAATGTATCGGCAACCTTCAACGCGAATCACTGTTGTGTTCGTCATGTTCACCCTTTGGTGGTCGGCTTCCAGTGCGGTAACGGTGCAGTATTCTCTACCGACCACCGATCTACTGATCCATAATACCAACTATTACTTTGATAAAATCCTCATCCTTGCTGTGTTCTGGCTCGCGGGCTCACTCGTCTGGCGTGATCGCAGTCTCAAGGTCGATGAAATCATCAATACCCAGCCGACCCACTCCTTTACCTCCTATCACTCCAAGACAGTCACACTCTTACTCGTCGTCATCTTTTTTTGGTGTGTGTCTATTGGAGTGAACATTCTCTATCAACTCAGCCACGGATACCACCGTCTAGAGCTTGGACTTTACTTCATCGACAGCTTTATTTTCAAAGCCCCCTACTATCTCTGGTTCGGCCTACTCGCGATCGCGCTACAGGTTGTGATCAGAAGCCGTTACCTCGCACTTGCTGCAGTCTTCAGCATCGCCTTAAGCTCCGTCCTGTTGGACGCCATGGGGATTCGCCACCCCATGTTCCACTTTGCACATGTCAGCCATGTTTGGTATTCTCTCATGGATGGCTATGGCCACTTTTGGGAAGCCCACTGGTGGATGCTCGCTTATTGGTCTCTGGGCTCTGTGAGTATCTGGCTGATCGGGCTTGGCGTCTACCGTCGAGGAAGCGTTATCCCGCCCCGTTGGGACAGTTTCTGGAGAACATTTCGCGGTCTTTATGCCCTCGCCTTGCCCTGCACGGTGGCGGCTTTCCTACTCGTAGGTTGTTTCATCCACCACTTATCTGTCGATAAGGGGAACTGGCCACCGGTCGATGAAGATCAAGTTAAAGCCAATATTGAGTTAGAATACGGTGCAGACTGGCGCAATCAGCTGCAGCCACGAATTACCGGTATTGAGGCCGTGTTGGATTTATTTCCACACGAGCGCCGTTATCAAATGCACGGCACATACACGTTAGAGAATCCTGGTGACACACCCATCGCCCAAGTTCTCATTCTATCGGCCTCCGGCTTGGTCATTGAAGACATTCGTTTTGCCCAGGGAGCCACACAGGTTGAAACTCGCCCCGAACTCAATGCACAAATCTGGAAGCTCAACGAACCATTACAAGCCGGCCAGAACACCACTGTGGCCTTCACTACTTCGCGCACTCCACCAGCGGGGATTTCTATTCACACCGATACCGATTCAGTCCCGGATGTCGCACCTAATGAAATGATCGAAAATGGCACCGCGATGCTCAACTTAGAGCTCATGCCAGTCATCGGCTACACGGACCGAGTGGAACACAAACCGGCATGGCAGCGGAAAAAATACGGACTCCCTCAGAAGTGGTCAGCACCATCCGGACAAGATTCACTGGCTCAAGGCCACGGAACTCTCCACCTCTCTTGGGTGCGCAAGCACCGAATGACCATACGCACTGCTGCCGACCAAACGGCGCTCTATGGTGGAACCCTGAAACGCAGATGGAAAGAACCTAACGGCCGCAATGCTTTCCTCTACGAAATGACCGGCAAATCACGCGGTTGGAGTGCCGTTGTCTCAGGGAAGTATGAACGTCGCATCTTCAAAAAAATGGGGCTTCCCGATGTGGAAATTTACTTTAACCCACAACACATCGCCTCGGTCGACACATTCGGGACGGAACTCCAAGCAGCGATCGAGCATTTCACCCAACGTTATGGACCCACTCCATTTGATACTTTCCGCCTCGCAGAGAACTCACTTCACTATGATGGCTTCGGCAGCCGTGGTGGACTAGCCTACTGCTCTGAGATCCTCGGCTGGAAGGCTGACCTCAAAAAAGGTGGCACTGAAGCTATCCGGCGCTACGCCGCTTTAATGGTCGCTCTCAGCTGGTGGGGCGATCAGATCATCCCTGCCAATATCAAGGGAGCCAAGGTCATCCACTCAGGATTACCCTACTGGACTGCAGCCCTCTATTTGCATCATCAAAGAAGTTCTCTAAGCGATCACACTATCCGCCGCCAAGAAATGATGGAAATGTTCAGAGTCCGCGGTGAAATGGTCGATCACGAAGTGCCTTTCATCACAGAGTTTAAAGATTCTACCATAATTCGAAAAAAAGGATCCACGCTTATCCTTTACCTGGCTGAACAATTAGGAGCTGAGCGGCTCGACCGTATTTTAGCTCAGTGGCTGGCGCGATGTAGATATCAAGCTGCACCTTATCCGACAGCTGCGGGGCTTTACAACCACCTCAAGAATCACACTCCGACCACACTGCATCCATTTCTCTCTGATTTCTTCGAGCACATTACAATTTGGCGAACGAGTATTGAGGCTGTGACTTGTCAAAAAACTCCAAATGGCCAGTGGAAATTACGATTCAAAGTCCAAGCCGAAAAATCTTATACCTCAGGCTGGGGCGATGAACATCCAGCGCCGTTTCAGACAAAAATTCAAATCGCGGCCTTCCGAGATCACACCATTGAGAAAAACGCAGAGATCCATAGCGAGTGGATTCTTCCTCAGGCCAAAACCCAATGGATCGAATGGACTCTTAATGAGAGGCCGAAACAGATTGGTTGCGACCCCTATTTATTGCTGCCCGATCCCAACCCTCAGGACAATACTATGCGGGTGAAATAA